Below is a window of Brachyspira pilosicoli DNA.
CTCTTCAAATCCATGGCGGTAACGGTTATATTAAAGGTGCTTACATGGTAGAAAGAGCTTACCGTGATGCTAAGATTTGTACAATCTATGAAGGTACTAACGAAATTCAAAGAGTTGTTATTTCTGCTGCTATACTTGGTAAAATGCCTAAATCTCCTGCTGCTGCTACTGCTGGTCCTATGGCTAAAAAAGGTCCTATCACTGGGGAAAGAAGAAATATCATCTTCAAAGATGGTTCTGCTCAAGACAAAGTTAATGCTCTTGTTGCTGCTTTACAGAAAGATGGAATCGACTTCTCTGTTGGTATTGACATTAATACTCCTATAGTTGATGCTGAAAGAGTTGTTTCTGCTGGTAAAGGTATTGGAAGCAAAGAAAATATGAAGCTTGTTGAGAATTTAGCTAAGGCTGCTGGTGCTGCTATTGGTTGTTCTCGTCCTGTTGCTGAAGAATTGAGATACTTACCTATCAATAGATATGTTGGTATGTCTGGCCAAAAATTCAATGGTAACTTGTATATTGCTTGCGGTATTTCTGGTGCTAACCAACACTTGAAAGGTATTAAAAACGCTTCTATCATAGTTGCTATCAATATGAAAGCTTCTGCTAAAATATTCAAAAATGCTGACTATGGTATTGTTGGTGATGTTACTGAGATACTTCCTTTACTTACTGCTGCT
It encodes the following:
- a CDS encoding FAD-binding protein, with amino-acid sequence MAKKGPITGERRNIIFKDGSAQDKVNALVAALQKDGIDFSVGIDINTPIVDAERVVSAGKGIGSKENMKLVENLAKAAGAAIGCSRPVAEELRYLPINRYVGMSGQKFNGNLYIACGISGANQHLKGIKNASIIVAINMKASAKIFKNADYGIVGDVTEILPLLTAALGGDAAKKPAEVPYKKIKRIVPKKVMEMPKIYVCSGCGYEYNPFVGDPEAEIAPGTDFTALPEEWVCPECSEEKANFIKA